From uncultured Campylobacter sp., one genomic window encodes:
- a CDS encoding calcium-binding protein, with amino-acid sequence NDTIYGGEGNDKLNGGNGNDILEGGAGNDRLEGGYGDDAYVFGRGDGVDTIYDVYGNDTIKFKEGITKENLTFMFNGNNLSIRYGEGDSITVNNYTDNAAYQIEKIELEGGNFITNSQINKIIQDINAYAKDNGITGISHDTIRNNQDMMNLVMSGWNS; translated from the coding sequence CAACGACACTATCTATGGCGGCGAAGGTAACGATAAACTTAATGGCGGTAACGGCAACGACATCCTAGAAGGCGGAGCCGGAAACGATAGGCTGGAAGGCGGTTACGGCGACGATGCTTACGTATTTGGAAGAGGAGACGGAGTAGATACTATTTACGACGTGTACGGCAACGATACGATTAAATTTAAAGAGGGGATAACTAAAGAAAATCTAACCTTTATGTTTAACGGCAATAACCTATCCATTAGGTACGGCGAAGGAGACTCTATCACCGTAAATAACTACACTGACAACGCCGCATACCAAATCGAAAAGATAGAGCTGGAGGGAGGAAATTTCATCACCAACTCCCAAATAAATAAAATCATCCAAGACATCAACGCATACGCTAAAGATAACGGCATAACAGGCATCAGTCACGATACCATCAGAAACAATCAAGATATGATGAACCTGGTAATGAGCGGATGGAATTCCTAG